CTTGCCCTTCACGTGCAGCAGCTCGCCGGTGAAGGCGCGATCGGTCCCCTTCTCGCGCAGCACGTAGTACTGCTGAGCGGTGAGCTTCTTCTTCCATTCGGCATCCGTCAGCGTCACCTTCTTCACCTTGTCTCCGGCGGGGACCTGGTAGGGCGCGTCGCCGCCGGCCAGCGCCAGCCACGGCCGGCCGGCCAGGGCAAGCAGGCCCAGCACCAGAGTCGCCAGAGTCCAAAGCGCTCGCGTATGCATCCGAGTCCTCCTCGTCCTTCGATTCGGGGCTTCGATTCGCTCGCAATCATCATACGAAGCGATGGCGCTCGCGGGACATCGCCGGCTCCCGGCGGGCGTTCTCACTTCGTCAATTCCGGCTCAACACCGCCCAGGCTTCGGGCAGGAGCACCTGCAGCCAGCGCCGGTACATCACTGCAGAGGGGTGGAGCCCGTCCGAGGCCACCAGCGCGCTGTCGGCAGCGGCCTCGCGCGAGATGCCGGTCACGTCCACCCAGCGGGAGCCGGCGCGCGCGGCCTCCTCTTGATTGATCCCGTTGAAGATGTCGATCGCCGCGGCGATCGCGTTCCGGTCGCGGTCCGCGGCGAATGGCGTCACGCCCCAGTCCGGGATCGAGATCACGATCACCCGCTCCGGATCGCCGCCGGCGAAGTCGCGCGCGCGGCCGAGCAGGGAGCGGAGCTGCTTGCGGTATTGCTCGATCGGCAGCCCTCGATACTGGTTGTTGACGCCGATCAGCAGCGTGACCAGATCGTAGCGGGGACGCAGTCGGGCCTCGGCGATGCCCGCCGCCAGCTCGTCCGTGGTCCAGCCGGTTTTCGCCACCAGATCGGGCTCGGCGGCATTGATGCCGCTCGCGCGCAGCCGACGGGCGAGCTGCGCCGGCCAGCGATCCTCCGGAGCGACGGCCTCACCGATCGTGTAGGAGTCGCCGAGTGCGAGGATGTGCAGAGCTCCTCCTCTGGAGGGCGCGACCGTGTCGCGCTCGGCGCCGGGCACGGGCTTCGGCGGGAACGAGGCGGCGCTGAGCGCCACCAGCACCATCAGCAGGTTCGGCACTGGAACGGACACTTCCACGACGTTACGAATCGCAATCGGATCCCGCAACCCGCAGCGTTCGGCCGGGCCAAGGCGGCGTTGGTCCGGCACGGCTGGAGAGCGACCCGGGCGCCTGTTAGCATGCGGTCATGCGTTCCGCCCCCACTCTGGCCGCGGCCGGCTTGGCGCTGGCGACGCTGCTCGTACACGCCCCGGCTCGCGCCACCTCGACCTCGCTCGCGCTCCCCTTCATCGACGACGACTACCCGCGCGCGGTGGCGCTGGCCAAACAGCGAAGACTCCCGATCTTCGTCGAATCCTGGGCGCCGTGGTGACACACGTGCCGCTCGATGCGGGCCTACGTCCTCACCGACCGCTCGCTCTCGCGGCACGCCGGACAGTTTGTCTGGCTCGCCATCAACGGTGAAAAGGCGACCAACGCCGCCTTCCTCCGCAAGTACAGGATCCCCGGGTACCCGACCTACTTCATCGTGGATGGCATCCACGAGCGCGCCCTCACGCAGTGGGTGGGCGGCGCCACCGTCGCCCAGCTCCACACGCTGTTCGACGAGCAGAGCGCGGCCTGGTCGCGCCGCATGAGCGGCACGGCGTTCGCGAATCGCGCCGACGCCGAGCTGGCGCGCGCCGATTCGCTGTATGGCGCGAGCGAGTACGGCGCCGCGGCGGCGGCGTACGGCGCGGCGCTCGCTGCCGCGCCGGCGACGTGGCCGCAACGCGCGCGCGCAGTGGATGCGCGGCTGTTCGCGCTGTCCGAGGCCGACAGCGCCGAGGCCTGCGTCGAGCTGGCGCTCGCGCAGTTGCCCTCCGAGCGCCACACCAGCTGGTCCGCCAACATCGCCGGCAACGGGCTGGGCTGTGCGCTCCAGCTCCCCAGGGACGACCTGCGGCGCGCCAAATGGATCCGCGATCTGGAGTCGGCGGCGCACTCGATCCTCGCCGACACCACCATCATGCTCTCGGGTGACGACCGCTCGGGGCTCTACATCTCGCTGCTCGACGCGCGTGACGACGCCGACGACTCGCTCGGCCATCTCGCGGTGGCGCAGCAATGGTCGGCGTTCCTCGACGGCGAGGCGGCGAAGGCGAAGACACCCACGGCGCGCATGGTGTACGACCCGCATCGCCTGAGCGCCTACATCGAGATCGGGCATCCCGAGCGCGCGATTCCGATGCTCGAGCAGTCCGAGCGCGACTTTCCCGACGACTACAATCCTCCCGCGCGGCTCGCCATCGCCTACCGGGAAATGAAGGAGTGGGACAAGGGCCTCGAAGCCTCGGATCGGGCCATGGCCCTGGCCTATGGTCCGCGCAAGCTCACTTTCTATCAGACTCGCGCCGACCTCTACGCCGGCAAGGGCGATCTTTCCGGCGCGCGCAAGACGCTCGAGGACGCGATTGCCTTCGCCGAGGCGCTCCCCGATGGCCAGCGCTCTCCGCGCACCATTGCCTCGCTCCAGAAGAGGCTCGACGGCCTGAAGTAGCGTGGGCGTCGTCCTTCCGACCTGCGGAGTATCCCCACGGATGCACCTCGGTCGTCGCTCCCTGATGCCTGGCAGTCGGGCGTTTCTGGTCCAGCCCCGTCCTTGGTGGCATCATCCCCGGCCATGGGACGCTTCGTGTTCCGTGAGGACATCGCGATCGCCGATTGCGCCGTGGAGGTGTGGGGCGATTCGCTTGGCGATCTGCTCGCGACCGCCGCGCGCGCGGTGGCCGAGTTGATGGCCGATCCCGAATCGATCGTCGAGCACGAGAGCCGTCCGGTGATGCTGACCGCCGAGAGCGAAGAGCTGCTGCTGTTCGACTGGCTGTCGGAAATCCTGCTGATCAAGGATCGCGATCGACTCATCTGTCCCCGTGCCGAAGTGCGGGTGAGCGACGTGAAGCCCCTCCGGCTCACCGCCACGCTCTTCGGCGACGTGGTGGATCCCGAGCGCACGCGCCGGAACCTCGATGTGAAGGGAATCACCATGCACGAGCTCCGTGTCGCCCGCGAGGGCAAGGAGTGGCATGGCCAGTTCGTCGTCGATCTCTAGCGCGCACGGCTTCGCCGTCCAGCGCGTGGCGCCCTGCATCTGGGAAATCCCGGCGTCCGCGAAAGCGGGGATGCAGGTGCCGGCGCGCATCTACGCGTCCGAGGCGCTGTTCGAGAAGCTCGACCGCGGCGTGTTCGAGCAGGTCACCAACGTCGCCTGCCTCCCCGGCATCGTCGGCGCCGCCCTGTGCATGCCCGATGGCCACTGGGGCTACGGCTTCCCGATCGGCGGCGTCGCGGCGTTTCGCTCCGACACCGGCGTGATCTCGCCGGGTGGGATCGGCTTCGACATCAATTGCGGCATGCGCCTGCTACGCACTTCGCTCGACGAGAGCGACGTGAGGCCGAAGCTGCGCGAGCTGGTGGAAGCGCTGTTCCGCGCGGTGCCCACCGGCGTGGGCGTCCACGGGTTCGTGCCGCTCGACGCGAAGCGCATGCGCCGCGTGATGCTGGAGGGCGCCGGCTGGTGCGTGAAGGAGGGCCTGGGCTGGAACGAGGATCTCGAGCGCACCGAAGGGCGCGGTTGTCTGCCCGGGGCCGACCCCGAGAACGTGAGCGCGCACGCGATCGAGCGCGGGCGCGACCAGCTCGGGACACTCGGCTCCGGCAACCACTATCTCGAGATTCAGGTGGTGGCGAAGGGCGGCATTCACGATCCGCTGGCGGCGCGGGCCTTCGGCATCGAGCGCGAGGGGCAGGTGTGCGTGATGCTCCACTGCGGCTCGCGCGGCTTTGGCCATCAGATCGCGACCGACTACCTGCGCGTGTTCGA
This genomic window from Candidatus Sulfotelmatobacter sp. contains:
- a CDS encoding archease, translated to MGRFVFREDIAIADCAVEVWGDSLGDLLATAARAVAELMADPESIVEHESRPVMLTAESEELLLFDWLSEILLIKDRDRLICPRAEVRVSDVKPLRLTATLFGDVVDPERTRRNLDVKGITMHELRVAREGKEWHGQFVVDL
- a CDS encoding SGNH/GDSL hydrolase family protein, whose translation is MEVSVPVPNLLMVLVALSAASFPPKPVPGAERDTVAPSRGGALHILALGDSYTIGEAVAPEDRWPAQLARRLRASGINAAEPDLVAKTGWTTDELAAGIAEARLRPRYDLVTLLIGVNNQYRGLPIEQYRKQLRSLLGRARDFAGGDPERVIVISIPDWGVTPFAADRDRNAIAAAIDIFNGINQEEAARAGSRWVDVTGISREAAADSALVASDGLHPSAVMYRRWLQVLLPEAWAVLSRN
- a CDS encoding RtcB family protein, whose product is MASSSSISSAHGFAVQRVAPCIWEIPASAKAGMQVPARIYASEALFEKLDRGVFEQVTNVACLPGIVGAALCMPDGHWGYGFPIGGVAAFRSDTGVISPGGIGFDINCGMRLLRTSLDESDVRPKLRELVEALFRAVPTGVGVHGFVPLDAKRMRRVMLEGAGWCVKEGLGWNEDLERTEGRGCLPGADPENVSAHAIERGRDQLGTLGSGNHYLEIQVVAKGGIHDPLAARAFGIEREGQVCVMLHCGSRGFGHQIATDYLRVFDSAMKKYGLAVRDRELACAPFRSEEGQRYFGAMLCAANFAFANRQAIAHRVREVFARVFEQPAERLGLHQVYDVCHNIAKLERHVVNGVAMELLVHRKGATRAFGPGEADVPSCYRDVGQPVIIGGSMETGSALLVGTGKSMDLSFGSTAHGAGRVMSRGAAKRAVRGEKLLGDLAERGIVVRAASMSGVAEEAGLAYKDLGSVVDVLDEVGISKRVVSLRPIGNIKG